In Glycine max cultivar Williams 82 chromosome 4, Glycine_max_v4.0, whole genome shotgun sequence, the genomic stretch gtaGGGAAGGGAATTGGAAAATTGAGAAGGAAGAAGGTGTAAGGAAAGAGCCATATAGTAGGAAGTCAAATTAAGGTGGAGTGAAAGGTGCCAGCTTGATAACGCATTAACGCGTTGCTCTTTTAGATTCTAATGTTCATTGATTTGACGTTTGTGCGGCGCGTTTTCATGTTTCCACCGTATTCTTTATTAGCTGTATAATACTACTATAGTACTAGCTATACTcgaacataatttaaaaatacgaATAATGATCATCTTTCAAATACTATGAGAGATACggtatataattaagaaattgtAAATATACTCCGTATGTCGTATTCGAAGAGGACATGGCCAGCTAAGGCGAACACAGACAAACAACACCGGATTAAGACAAGACAAGACAAGACAAACCAGACTGACTGGTCATGAGGGGGCAGGCATTGTGTTTTCACGGAATTTCTGCTTGATCTGCTTCATAACTTCAGGAACACTTCATGTTTTCGGTACAACTTTGTTAGAGTTTTCTATTACTTGCATTTGTTACTTCCTGTGGGCAATTTGGTAAGATTTGTTCTTAATCACTTTTCTACATATTGATGAAAGATTATGTATAATCACATGTACAAATCATTTCATTACATAATTGATTTTGCATTTATTGAAAACCATCCAAACATGTACTGTAATACTTTTCCTATTGTGGTTTATGCATGTGAATATACttcatgagttttttttttttttacacacaaATAATtagaacattaaaatataaaacttgttTAGCATGCCGAATTGAGCAGGATATAAGAGATaagttaatctatttttttttgacagaaaaaGATAAGGTAATCCAATAATGTAATACTAAGCCTTGGAtagattttaatttgatatgcaaccttatagaaaaaaaattaattacagcctaaaagtattaatttattttaaaaacaaattaattaattaaaatcaaaattaaaagaataatgaaaTGTCTACGAATACTTATTTTACCAAAAAGACAAGAATGTAAAAATCTAGGGTGGAAAAAAAGCATATAAAAGGACCCTCTCCCTTCCAAAaagcataattttatttttcggaAAATGGCCAAAAAGGACAAAAATGTATGTGATGCGGCTAAGCAAAGAAAGCAAGTTTCAGAACATTCTTTATAAGTTAGATGAGATATTTTTGCAGAAAGCTGAATGTGGGACAACCCCATGAAAGATATTTGTTCTCTTGCAGAGTTCAGCAGCTAAttctttgaatttgaaatgGTTTGCCGAAAGCTATGCAAATCACATTTTTCTATACTGTGCTGTGTCCACATACATTATTTCTGGAATTGGACAAATACTTCTCAATCATAGTGTTCGATTATCttcataatcatatttttataactaCAGTGTAgggtttcattttattttttctaaaaatatctcttcatttcaataaaaatatgtattttaattatgatattttataatattgccTCCTTTATGTTacactaattattttaatgaaaaaaattctttaatactgcattatttatttaaaattttcaatataatatatggtctttaatcaacaaatatttaaactgTTTACTATCTACTAGTTTAACagaaaaatttagtaaaattcTTAGTTTAATAAACTAACTTTAACATtttcagttaaaaaataattttcaaaaatttcatCGGTTAATTTGTCAATTTTAGGCCAAATTGACATGTATGTTTTTGTTAGAATGATAAACTAAAATTGGGATAGTGGTCAACACTTTAAACATTGCTACTTTGTTACTCTCAAATGTCAATTGCTCCAACCTactgctacttttttttttttttggtgtgaaTATTGACTAATGCTACTAGTACCAATTTGTATTGCAATCTTAAATCGCGAGGCAGCATTAACTCCAGAATTGCAGcctctttcttctctttattGGGGCAAGACCACTCAACCTGTCCCTGTACCTGTTACTGTtagggaggtatgttccttatTGGCTAATCCGGGCATTTTGATCTAATTGGGTTAGTTTtacaaacttatttttaatataagtcTGTTCCAAAACTATTTTCAAGCTGGGTCTGTTTTTTACGTAGCCATGCAAGTGTATCGTCAACATGAATGGCGAGATACACAAGCCCTTAACACGTGGCTTGATACTGCCAATGGAGCTGGCGAGTTCGGTGTGGATATCGCCAGTGGAGCTGGCGAGTTTGGTGTGGCAAGTTCTCGCTACTCTCATTGGCGACTTGGCTTGAGCAACGTGCTTGACGAGACAGGTGAGGCAGGCTATGCATGGCAGGAGGCAGGCTATGCATGCTTCAGAGTAGCAGTGCAGGGTGCAGGTGAGCAGGATGGTCTCGCCAACACTGCTTGCGAGACGAGCTTATATCCGCCAATGGTATTGGCGATATAGGTGTGCATATATAGCTGCGTTTTCGGTTTAAAAATTTCTGAGAAAGTTTTGCTTTAAAATTTCTGAGTATTGAATATTAAGTGTTGAGCACTCACGGGTTTGGTTTAAAAATTTCTGAGAAAGCTTTGGCTTAACATTTCTGAGTATTGAGTATTGAGTGTTTGTATTTTTAAAGTTCATCTCTGAATCAATcagtaatatttttcttctttggtattgtttttatttatttaaagtaattatttttgagTTTCAACtgacattaattttatttattaatttttctggcattgttttattttatttattttaagtttgaaataaaatttgagttttgagtattttttttaattaaatttgtttagtttgatgttattaatgttaacattaattatttataatagcaACTAAAATGTGTAGTTTGAAGGTTTCATATTCTGCCTTTAAAATTTGTAGTTTCAAAGCGTACAAGTTTTTTAAGTTTGTGcatgatataattaattttttgttacaataaatttataatctgAGGTATgagtgtagtattttttttaattagatttatttattttgaagttattatttttaaaattaattaattataatagcaATGTTGTTAATGGTTTGATGTGCCTTTAAAATTTCTACTTTGAAAGcgtataagttttttaaatttctaacatgatatttatttgaagtaattaattttttgttagaacAAAGTTTTAATTTGAAGTTTCACTAAAGACGTTTTTTGTTattagattaatttaatttcaatttattattgttatgattaattatttataatattatttttgcagGTATATGATGAATTTGGTTATAACAAtcttgtatttcaatggaagagTATATGAAGAGACTCATGGTGTAAtctttgaaggcagtaaaaaaatgattcagattaaacgtggaattagtttcaatgctttgaaaaaaaattggagataaggtaaagttagaaaataatgaaattatttctgctatcagttgtaaatttttagtttctggaaaatatgttgctttgcaaatttgtgatgatgaAGATATTGAAACCATGctcgaaagttttcaacaacaaaatcaaatgtCAGTTttggaattgtacatagaaaaggatgtgactggtggttctatgtttcattctgcaaattctcTTACATCATGcggaaataatttatctaattatGAGGCGCAACCGCCAACAAATGTGAGCAACTTACatggtgatgaagatgatgatgatgatgattatcttgtgtctaactcatacgttgaagagtctttagacgaagatgatAGTGTTGACGGTATATCTGATACTGAAAATGAAGTCACCGACATGAttcaaccagtaagaattgttcacccagcagaaggtataatttattaaatataaaaataggtaaatacatttatcatttgatgtcaattgtatttaatgttaaataagtatgatttgattatttttttttaactattaggtGTACAACgaattgaaaatccattttggaatgatgctttgcattataacaatatcaattggagtcatcctgatgaggaagacatttgtggtttggagatgccatcaagttttaatgttggacaagaattatatgttggcatggattttgatagtaaagatgcggtaaaaaatgcactgaaacaatatgttatgaaggtgcatcaaactttcaaagttgttgaaagcaaatcgaacaagtatattgtttgttgcttgaataacagcgcagagtgtccttgcccgttctatatgagggcaattttatctaaaataactaattcatggaaagtcacacaatggggtggaccacatACATGTCTCAATATGACCATGATACAAGATCACGAAAagcttgattcagatttaattgccacttgtgtagtaggtacgaattttatgttcatattatgctACTTTTGCGttaattgtcattttaattttgctaTTCTATTaacaggcatgatcagagaagatccatcaaaaaaagtttctttaattcaagagaggattaacagtgaatttgcctacaaggtgtcgtacaaaaaagcttggttggcgaAGCAAAAAACCATTGCacttgaatatggcgattgggaagagtcatatgcgaagctttcgtcgtggctaacacacatgcaaaatcattctcctggatcatattttcaaatactacatgacgattttattgttGGGAACACGGTTAGTCGCGAACACTGTCAGTTTCATAGAGTGTTTTTGACTTTTGgtcaatgtaaagaggcttttaagttttgtaagccaatcatacaagttgacggcacacatttgtaCGGAAAATACCGGgggaccctcttaatggccacatcacaagatggaaacggtggtgtccttcctctagcattcgtcGTGGTCAAAGGTGAGACGTTaacagcgtggtcatggtttttggcacacttgcatGAACACGtcacaaataaaaatgatatttgtcTCATATCTGATCGTCACGCGAGTATAAATTCTGTTGTggctaacgaagcacttggttggcaacctccccacgctTATCATGTTTACTGCATccgacacatagcaagcaatttcaatcacaaattcaataatgccaaacaaaaagaaatgttgaagaaattgggtaagatttcattTATCATGGTCACGTTAATTTAAGTTTCATGTATACTTAAAATTATTGTTGCTAACTAATTTCATGCATGCTACACTCCTTGCAACCgtatttttttgttgtcaaaatttagaaaaattatgtcaactgagtccagccatagcaacatggattgatcgcatttcaaaggaaaaatggacccTGGCTTATGATATAGAAGGACGTCGATATGGCCACATAACAACgaacctctcagaatgtataaataaggtattgaaggattgtcgcaacataTCCATAACAGCGTTGGTCAAATCAACATATAGTAGGTGTCAAAAGTACTTCTTTGATCGTGACCGCCATGCCCaaagacagttaaatgaaggacaagtatattgttctaagattgttaaagaacttagacaaaatcaagaacaagcttgttcgcacatcgttcgcgtgtatgatatccactcgacaaggtttgaagcagaggagaccttcaatcctttaacgcaacgtggcggacaaaagtgggcagttGACTTGAATGaccattatttaaaatatatcttaaaaatatatcttaaaaatatttaagagcaaacttttaaatatatcttaaaaatatatcttaaaaatatatttcaccaATCGTCTTATACtaatatatcttaaaaatatttataataaaatttaaaataaagtaaaaagagcaaacttttaaatatatatcataacATTGATTAGTGTAAtagtaaaaatatcttaaaatataatgttgaaaataatagaaaaataatgtaaatggtataatgattaaaataaaaaaaagaaatataaaaaaataataacataaataaattaaaaataatcttattatcTAACAATATTGATACTTATGTAATAGAAAA encodes the following:
- the LOC106798469 gene encoding uncharacterized protein, with the translated sequence MRAILSKITNSWKVTQWGGPHTCLNMTMIQDHEKLDSDLIATCVVGMIREDPSKKVSLIQERINSEFAYKVSYKKAWLAKQKTIALEYGDWEESYAKLSSWLTHMQNHSPGSYFQILHDDFIVGNTVSREHCQFHRVFLTFGQCKEAFKFCKPIIQVDGTHLYGKYRGTLLMATSQDGNGGVLPLAFVVVKGETLTAWSWFLAHLHEHVTNKNDICLISDRHASINSVVANEALGWQPPHAYHVYCIRHIASNFNHKFNNAKQKEMLKKLGKISFIMVTLI